TCTACGTCCGCGTGGTTCAGATTGGCCATGAAAGGGTGGGCAGATAGAACAGATACTGATCCTTCGCACCGAACGGAGACAGATCCATGGGACACCTTTGATGCTGTCTCACGCGACCTTCTCAATGCCGCGCGGACGCTGGACGCTGGCTTCCTGCCGATAAGCGGCAGTGAGTTCCATCTCCCGGCGACGGAGCGTTCGTATTCGCGAGGTCTTGGCCAGCACTCGAAGGTCGCTGCCCAGGGCGGAGAACAGCAAGCCGACCCGCAGGCTGGAGACCAGCTTGAAGTAATCCAAAAAGTTGAAACGCTGGACGCGGATCCAGTTCTGGAGGAAGGAACGCTCGGAACTCTTCAACAGGAAGACCTGACGCGACTCCCGCTCCTGCACATCGATACTCTCGTCGCGATCCTGGTTGGTATGGGAATGGGCATGCCCAACCGCCGCATCGCTGACCAAAGCCAACCCGAGCCCGGCGGCGATGTAGCGACGGCAGAGATCATCATCCTCGCAATACATGAAGTAGATTTCATCGAACAAGCCCAACCGCTCCACCACATCGGCTCTGACCACAAAGCTGGAGCCCATGACTTTCGGAACCGCATAGGTTGTCCTTAAATTGCCCTCGATGGCATCCTTCACCAAGGAGGGACACTCCGACAGGTAGTGTTTGACATAAAAGCCCTCCATTTCGCGGAAGTCGTGCGAGAAGTTCAGCGGGGCGGTGATGGCGAGGCGGGGATCGGCGTAAAGGCTTCGCACCAGGCGCGT
The nucleotide sequence above comes from Verrucomicrobiales bacterium. Encoded proteins:
- a CDS encoding glycosyltransferase family 2 protein gives rise to the protein MSGQFHTSCLPTGPVDLSRVAVVIPYYHGKDFIQSCLRSILANGIRASRIYIVENSVRRGELASLAVEFPEVHVLEAPPRLGFGKACNLGARTAISDGAVMVAILNQDLVVGDQCLTRLVRSLYADPRLAITAPLNFSHDFREMEGFYVKHYLSECPSLVKDAIEGNLRTTYAVPKVMGSSFVVRADVVERLGLFDEIYFMYCEDDDLCRRYIAAGLGLALVSDAAVGHAHSHTNQDRDESIDVQERESRQVFLLKSSERSFLQNWIRVQRFNFLDYFKLVSSLRVGLLFSALGSDLRVLAKTSRIRTLRRREMELTAAYRQEASVQRPRGIEKVA